The proteins below are encoded in one region of Pontibacter deserti:
- the argG gene encoding argininosuccinate synthase has translation MKKVLLAFSGGLDTSYCVIYLSQELGLEVYAALVDTGGFSAEEIQEIERRAYALGVKQFTHLDEKESYYKSCIKYMIFGNVLKNNTYPLSVSAERVTQALSIANFAKNIGADYVAHGSTGAGNDQVRFDMVFQAIIPDVEIITPIRDMKLSREEEIVYLRQHGVEMDFTKAQYSINKGIWGTSVGGKETLTSHLPLPEYAYPTQLTKHDAERVTIHFQNGEPVGLNDEVFESPVQVIQRLQEIAGPFAIGRDIHVGDTIIGIKGRVGFEAAAPMVIIKAHHTLEKHTLTKWQLYWKDQLATWYGNWLHEGQLLDPTMRDIEAFLESTQKTVTGKVHVLLAPYRFQVEGIESEHDLMSDKFGSYGEMNRAWTADDVKGFTKIFGNQTKLYHNVNNTTAAWVTEK, from the coding sequence ATGAAGAAAGTTTTGTTAGCCTTTAGCGGCGGATTGGATACATCTTATTGCGTTATTTACCTGTCGCAGGAACTGGGGCTGGAAGTTTATGCGGCTTTAGTAGATACCGGTGGTTTTTCTGCGGAAGAAATTCAGGAGATTGAGCGCCGTGCTTATGCCTTGGGTGTAAAGCAGTTCACACATCTTGACGAGAAGGAAAGCTACTACAAAAGCTGTATCAAGTATATGATCTTTGGCAATGTGCTGAAGAACAATACCTACCCGTTGTCGGTAAGTGCGGAGCGTGTTACACAGGCGCTAAGTATAGCCAATTTTGCCAAAAACATTGGGGCAGATTATGTGGCCCACGGCAGCACAGGCGCTGGTAACGACCAGGTTCGTTTTGATATGGTGTTCCAGGCGATCATCCCAGATGTGGAGATCATCACGCCGATCCGTGACATGAAACTATCGCGTGAGGAAGAGATCGTATACCTGCGCCAACATGGAGTGGAGATGGACTTCACCAAAGCACAATACTCAATCAACAAAGGCATCTGGGGTACATCAGTAGGCGGAAAGGAAACACTCACATCACACCTGCCATTGCCTGAATATGCTTACCCTACACAGCTTACAAAACACGATGCGGAGCGCGTAACTATACATTTCCAGAATGGTGAGCCGGTTGGGTTAAATGATGAAGTATTTGAGAGCCCGGTACAGGTAATTCAGCGCTTACAGGAAATTGCTGGACCGTTTGCTATAGGCCGCGACATTCACGTTGGCGATACCATCATCGGCATCAAAGGCCGCGTTGGTTTTGAAGCTGCTGCACCAATGGTGATCATCAAAGCGCACCACACACTAGAGAAACACACGCTTACCAAATGGCAACTATACTGGAAAGACCAGCTAGCAACCTGGTATGGTAACTGGCTGCACGAAGGCCAACTGCTGGACCCAACCATGCGTGATATCGAAGCTTTTCTGGAGAGCACACAGAAAACCGTAACCGGTAAAGTGCATGTGCTACTGGCGCCTTACCGTTTCCAGGTAGAAGGTATAGAAAGCGAGCATGATCTGATGAGCGACAAGTTTGGCAGCTACGGCGAAATGAACCGCGCATGGACAGCCGACGATGTGAAAGGCTTTACCAAGATATTCGGTAACCAGACCAAACTATACCACAACGTTAACAATACCACGGCAGCATGGGTAACCGAAAAGTAA
- a CDS encoding GNAT family N-acetyltransferase encodes MTNLPTFIVTVANESHVGYAQTICDEMEASAKARGTGIAKRKPEYVALKMTEGKAVIALHPDGKWAGFCYIETWGHGKYVANSGLIVSPELRKSGLARQIKQKVFELSRTKYPDAKIFGLTTALAVMKINSGLGYKPVTYSELTDDEDFWKGCQSCVNFPILTSKNRSNCLCTAMLFDPAQEPTFIPLPVAEQKPAAKATSLQERWVRYRQRLSIQPMQLPDQDKDENKQAS; translated from the coding sequence ATGACCAATTTACCCACCTTTATAGTTACTGTGGCAAATGAAAGTCACGTGGGATATGCGCAAACTATCTGCGATGAAATGGAAGCTTCTGCCAAGGCACGGGGTACCGGTATAGCCAAGCGCAAACCGGAGTACGTTGCCCTGAAAATGACGGAAGGTAAAGCCGTAATTGCATTGCACCCCGATGGCAAGTGGGCCGGTTTCTGCTACATTGAGACGTGGGGACATGGAAAATACGTGGCCAACTCTGGCCTGATCGTGTCGCCGGAGCTGCGCAAAAGTGGCCTGGCTCGTCAGATCAAACAGAAAGTATTTGAGCTCTCCCGCACCAAGTATCCGGATGCCAAGATATTTGGTTTGACAACTGCTCTGGCGGTTATGAAGATTAACTCAGGTCTTGGTTACAAACCGGTTACTTATTCTGAACTGACAGATGATGAAGATTTCTGGAAAGGTTGCCAGAGTTGTGTGAACTTCCCGATACTGACGAGCAAGAACCGCAGCAATTGCCTATGCACGGCCATGCTCTTCGACCCGGCGCAGGAACCGACTTTTATTCCATTGCCAGTGGCGGAGCAAAAGCCTGCTGCTAAAGCTACAAGTTTGCAGGAGCGTTGGGTACGATACCGTCAGCGTTTATCGATTCAACCTATGCAATTACCAGATCAGGATAAAGACGAAAATAAGCAAGCCTCATAA